The proteins below come from a single Camarhynchus parvulus chromosome 29, STF_HiC, whole genome shotgun sequence genomic window:
- the BIN2 gene encoding bridging integrator 2 yields MAEGRGGSAGLFARQVQKRFSRAQEKVLQKLGKTVETKDEQFEQSAYNFQLQQNEGHKLYKELKGFVGAVRVMHESSRRVAETLQEIYSPEWDGHEELRAIADSNDLLWEDYEAKLVDQALRLMENYLAQFGDFKERIAKRGRKLVDYDSARHHLEALQSAKKKDEAKIAKAEEEFNRAQAVFEELNRDLREELPVLYGSRLACYVTVFQNISNLRDVFYKEMSKLNRDLYEVMSKLEKQHSSKVFIIKGVPSQSRSLVISAPVSPPAMFPCPDKAPVLDAEVTPGSPGGGGAATDTDTAIPAELGAVSPGPPPASPASGGSLDTASVSSEEPPPEPISGPDSLYPGQEPSATAAEPGGDSEAQGGPEGIATSLASLILSEAIAQAAGALPPAPGTAAGTAGDSTAPRAEGRARPAVSPSPAAAVPCRVLGPAAAPACPREPCQHGGERRQRGDTGDSAEAADVEPEGCSGTPEPDTSQDTSRDPSGAADSPQDPPEFLSAL; encoded by the exons aTGGCCGAGGGCAggggcggcagcgccgggctcTTCGCCAGGCAGGTCCAGAAACGCTTCAGCCGCGCCCAGGAGAAG GTTTTGCAAAAATTGGGCAAAACGGTGGAAACCAAGGATGAGCAGTTCGAGCAGAGCGCCTACaacttccagctgcagcag AACGAGGGTCACAAGCTCTACAAGGAGCTCAAGGGGTTCGTGGGAGCTGTGAGAG TGATGCACGAGAGCTCCCGCAGAGTGGCCGAGACGCTGCAGGAGATTTACAGCCCTGAGTGGGACGGGCACGAGGAGCTCCGGGCCATCGCCGAC agCAATGACCTCCTGTGGGAGGACTACGAGGCGAAGTTGGTGGACCAAGCCCTGCGGCTCATGGAGAATTACCTGGCTCAGTTCGGGGACTTTAAG GAGCGCATCGCCAAGCGGGGCCGAAAACTCGTGGACTACGACAGCGCCCGGCACCACctggaggctctgcagagcGCCAAGAAAAAGGACGAGGCCAAAATCGCCAAG GCCGAGGAGGAGTTCAACAGAGCCCAGGCGGTGTTTGAGGAGCTGAACAGGGACCTGCGGGAGGAGCTGCCGGTCCTGTACGGCAG CCGCCTCGCCTGTTACGTCACCGTTTTCCAGAACATCTCCAACCTCCGTGACGTCTTCTATAAGGAGATGAGCAAG ctcaaCCGGGACCTGTACGAGGTGATGAGCAAACTGGAGAAGCAGCACTCAAGCAAGGTGTTCATCATcaaaggtgtccccag T CAATCGCGCTCTCTGGTCATCTCGGCGCCCGTGAGCCCCCCGGCCATGTTCCCCTGCCCGGACAAGGCGCCCGTGCTGGACGCGGAGGTGACACCGGGGTCccccggcgggggcggcgccgCCACCGACACCGACACCGCCATCCCCGcggagctgggggctgtgtcccccgggccccccccggCTTCGCCCGCCAGCGGGGGCTCCCTGGACACGGCCTCGGTGTCCAGCGAGGAGCCC CCCCCGGAGCCCATCTCCGGCCCCGACTCTCTGTATCCTGGTCAGGAGCCATCGGCGACAGCCGCGGAGCCGGGGGGTGACAGCGAGGCGCAGGGGGGGCCCGAGGGCATCGCCACCTCCCTGGCGTCACTGATTTTATCCGAGGCCATCGCCCAGGCCGCTGGCGCCTTGCCACCAGCGCCGGGGACAGCCGCGGGCACGGCAGGGGACAGCACGGCCCCCAGGGCGGAGGGTCGGGCACGGCCCGCGGTGTCGCCGTCCCCCGCCGCAGCCGTCCCCTGCCGTGTCCTCGGCCCCGCGGCGGCACCGGCGTGTCCCCGGGAGCCGTGCCAGCACGGCGGTGAGCGGCGACAgcgcggggacaccggggacagcgCGGAGGCGGCGGATGTCGAGCCAGAG GGCTGTTCCGGGACGCCAGAGCCGGACACGAGCCAGGACACGAGCCGGGACCCCTCAGGTGCTGCAGACtccccccaggatccccccGAGTTCCTCAGCGCCCTCTGA